One window from the genome of Eleginops maclovinus isolate JMC-PN-2008 ecotype Puerto Natales chromosome 15, JC_Emac_rtc_rv5, whole genome shotgun sequence encodes:
- the rfx6 gene encoding DNA-binding protein RFX6 codes for MPMKRSSESSDRDGVFLIHSLTKTLCSSPEETHTDFHGQTLFHQEEDSGIKSEAEDSNETPSSEEDQDLLDFNPDIKQSISSSRKTISQIIKDKKKQTQLTLQWLEENYIVCEGVCLPRCILYAHYLDFCRKEKLEPACAATFGKTIRQKFPLLTTRRLGTRGHSKYHYYGIGIKESSAYYHSVYSGKGLTRFSGSKLKNEGGFTRKYSLSSKTGTLLPDFPNAQHLLLQGNISREKVDTLIMMYKTHCQCILDNAINVNFEEIQNFLLHFWQGMPDHLLPLLENPVIVDIFCVCDSILYKVLTDVLIPATMQEMPESLLADIRNFAKHWEHWLASSLENLPECLAAKKLPIARHFVSSLKRQTSFLHLAQIARPALFDQAVVTSMVLDIDNVDLSSISSQPLLSINTSGDQDPDIYSEYDSITVFQELKELLRKNATVESFIEWLDSVVEHKVIKPGKQSGRSVKKRAQDFLLRWSFFGARVMHNLTLNNASSFGSFHLIRMLLDEYILLALETQFNNDKEQDLQNLLDKYMKNADASKAAFMASPSSCFLANRNKASAAIDQSVKNESLGEHAYMSLSTNQQQGLETSTVIYQGTETAGFTVSGGQMDFSQVSGPLMTPPISPAALVHRGSVINQGPMTGRPLTTSSSSSTCSSSTSSCLSSLSAMTQPGPCSSYPETLYHCVPQTNSSYFPSTGGSTTSNYQPALRPQTQSQCLASVQSSSLAYHLSRYQNFSDQQLSKDVFYHPSSNSTSCSLSYGSAVRPGYTSGSDAVEPGLDAQILDSAEFSFVGAGLNLGAGGCQGQTYSAAGHSGYYGNSSYLDSQRMTSLVDQHVSVISTVGSLRPFPSAYSEVHDPLNILDEPGRKTTGAYFIEAEPGADHSLPSSGSAPCMFGVPSPFTSQDALLSQQQQQQRVQSSSDVQDLVSSLPPINTVFMGAGGVQ; via the exons ATGCCGATGAAACGCAGCAGTGAGAGTTCAGACAGAGATGGAGTTTTTCTTATTCACTCTCTCACCAAGACTTTGTGCAGCTCAccagaggagacacacacagactttcaCGGACAGACGCTTTTTCATCAGGAGGAGGATTCTGGGATCAAATCAG AAGCAGAGGACAGTAACGAGACGCCGTCCTCGGAGGAAGACCAGGACCTGCTGGACTTTAACCCGGACATCAAACAGAGCATCTCGTCTTCCAGGAAAACCATCAGTCAGATCATCAAGGACAAGAAGAAGCAGACACAACTCACGCTGCAGTG gcTGGAGGAGAATTACATCGTGTGTGAAGGAGTGTGTCTGCCTCGATGCATCCTCTACGCTCACTACCTGGACTTCTGCAGGAAGGAGAAACTAGAGCCGGCCTGCGCTGCTACGTttggaaag ACGATCCGACAGAAGTTTCCTCTCCTAACAACGAGAAGACTGGGCACCAGAGGACACTCCAA ATACCATTACTATGGAATTGGCATCAAAGAGAGCAGCGCTTACTATCACTCTGTGTATTCAGGGAAAGGTTTGACCAG ATTTTCAGGGAGCAAGCTCAAGAACGAG GGAGGTTTCACCAGGAAATATTCATTGAGCTCTAAAACTGGAACGTTGCTTCCCGACTTTCCCAACGCTCAgcacctcctcctgcagggaaACATCTCCAGAGAAAAG GTGGACACTCTGATCATGATGTATAAAACACACTGCCAGTGCATCCTGGACAACGCCATTAACGTCAACTTTGAGGAG atccAGAATTTTCTGCTGCATTTCTGGCAGGGGATGCCCGACCACCTGCTGCCGCTGCTGGAGAACCCGGTTATAGTCGACATCTTCTGCGTCTGTGACTCCATCCTCTATAAG GTTCTAACAGATGTTCTGATTCCAGCTACAATGCAGGAGATGCCTGAAAG TCTGTTGGCAGATATCCGCAACTTTGCCAAACACTGGGAGCACTGGCTGGCCTCGTCCCTGGAAAACCTCCCAGAATGCCTTGCGGCAAAGAAGCTTCCCATTGCACGCcactttgtttcctctctgaagAGACAGACGTCATTCCTACACCTGGCACAG ATAGCACGTCCGGCGCTGTTTGACCAGGCTGTGGTGACCAGTATGGTGCTGGACATCGATAACGTGGATCTGAGCAGCATCAGCTCTCAGCCTCTGCTCAGCATCaacacatctggagaccaggACCCCGACATCTACTCTGAGT ACGACTCCATCACCGTGTTCCaggagctgaaggagctgctgaGGAAGAACGCCACGGTGGAGTCCTTCATCGAGTggctggactctgtggtggagCATAAAGTCATCAAG CCGGGGAAGCAGAGCGGTCGCTCAGTGAAGAAGCGAGCTCAGGACTTCCTGCTCAGGTGGAGCTTCTTTGGAGCCAGGGTGATGCACAACCTCACGCTTAACAACGCCTCCAGCTTTG GCTCCTTCCATCTGATCCGGATGCTGTTGGACGAATACATCCTGCTGGCTCTGGAGACTCAGTTCAACAACGACAAGGAGCAGGATCTGCAGAACCTGCTGGACAAATACATGAAAAATGCAG ATGCGAGCAAAGCAGCGTTCATGGCCTCTCCCAGTTCCTGCTTCCTAGCCAACCGAAACAAGGCCAGCGCTGCCATCGACCAATCAGTGAAGAATGAGTCTCTGGGAGAACACGCCTACATGTCGCTCTCCACCAATCAGCAGCAGGGTCTGGAAACGAGCACGGTCATCTACCAGGGCACAGAGACGGCTGGGTTCACTGTCTCAG GTGGTCAGAtggacttctctcaggtgagcgGCCCCCTCATGACGCCCCCCATCTCTCCGGCGGCGTTAGTGCACCGAGGCTCCGTCATCAACCAGGGGCCCATGACGGGGAGGCCCCTGACTACTTCCTCTTCgtcctccacctgctcctcctccacctcctcctgcctGTCCTCCCTCAGCGCCATGACCCAGCCCGGCCCCTGCTCTTCATACCCGGAGACCCTGTACCACTGCGTCCCTCAGACCAACTCCAGCTACTTCCCTTCAACCGGCGGCTCCACGACTTCAAACTACCAGCCTGCCCTCAG GCCTCAGACTCAGAGCCAGTGTCTGGCTTCGGTCCAGTCTTCCTCGCTGGCCTACCATCTCTCTCGGTACCAGAACTTCAGCGACCAGCAGCTGAGTAAAGACGTCTTCTACCACCCGTCCTCCAACAGCACCAGCTGCTCCCTGAGTTACGGCTCTGCGGTGCGACCCGGCTACACGTCAGGCTCGGACGCAGTTGAACCGGGACTTGACGCTCAGATCCTGGACTCTGCAGAGTTCAGCTTTGTCGGAGCCGGACTGAACCTCGGGGCCGGTGGATGCCAGGGCCAGACGtactctgctgcaggacacagCG GTTACTATGGGAACAGCAGTTACCTGGACAGCCAGCGAATGACGTCACTGGTGGATCAGCACGTGTCGGTGATCAGCACGGTGGGCAGCCTGCGTCCGTTCCCCTCGGCGTACTCAGAGGTCCACGATCCGCTCAACATCCTGGACGAACCCGGGAGGAAAACTACCGGAGCGTACTTCATCGAGGCCGAACCCGGAGCAG ATCATTCCCTCCCCTCGTCAGGGTCAGCTCCCTGCATGTTTGGAGTCCCGTCTCCGTTCACCTCCCAGGATGCTTTGCTctcgcagcagcagcagcagcagcgtgtgCAGTCTTCGTCAGATGTGCAGGACCTGGTGTCCTCGCTGCCTCCCATCAACACTGTCTTCATGGGAGCAGGGGGAGTACAATga